The following proteins are co-located in the Gordonia polyisoprenivorans genome:
- a CDS encoding ThiF family adenylyltransferase, protein MIEILHPTRDRDHIDTLCTAGEYRLVDAWTTALPELTALAAFTGEPVPDDGDLDEWSRYVVYPWRHTVVRTPIDPVFHGLRTARNRFLITDDEQAAWSAARLAVAGLSVGASVVGVAGLTGARRFHLADPDTLGPTNLNRLSGSVCDLGVEKTTLAARRLLEADPYAEVTTWAQGFEPAMAPEFLRSPDGRAVDIVIEEMDDLAMKVALRVHTRRAGLPLIMVTDDGDNVILDVERYDLTPDYPLFHGSAGEVTDLDTAALRDPANRVRLAGAIVGDDVAPRLSQALAEVGRTIPSWPQLGTAASLAGVVGAFAARTIVCEGELPSGRYRFAVDGALAA, encoded by the coding sequence ATGATCGAGATTCTTCACCCCACCCGCGACCGCGACCACATCGACACCCTGTGCACCGCAGGCGAGTATCGACTGGTCGACGCGTGGACCACCGCACTGCCCGAGCTGACCGCACTCGCCGCGTTCACCGGCGAACCCGTCCCCGATGACGGCGACCTCGACGAGTGGAGCCGCTACGTCGTCTACCCCTGGCGGCACACCGTGGTGCGCACACCGATCGACCCGGTCTTCCACGGACTGCGCACCGCACGCAATCGCTTTCTGATCACCGACGACGAGCAGGCCGCCTGGTCGGCCGCGCGACTGGCGGTGGCCGGGCTGAGCGTCGGCGCCTCCGTTGTCGGCGTCGCGGGATTGACCGGCGCCCGCCGATTCCATCTCGCCGACCCCGACACCCTCGGGCCGACCAACCTGAACCGGCTGTCGGGTTCGGTGTGCGATCTCGGCGTCGAGAAGACGACCCTGGCTGCTCGGCGCCTCCTCGAGGCCGACCCGTACGCGGAGGTCACCACGTGGGCGCAGGGTTTCGAGCCGGCCATGGCACCGGAGTTCTTGCGGTCACCCGACGGCCGCGCGGTCGACATCGTGATCGAAGAGATGGACGACCTCGCCATGAAGGTCGCGCTGCGGGTGCACACCCGACGGGCCGGGTTGCCGCTGATCATGGTCACCGACGACGGCGACAACGTGATCCTCGACGTCGAGCGTTACGACCTCACCCCCGACTATCCCCTCTTCCACGGCAGCGCCGGGGAGGTCACCGACCTCGACACCGCCGCCCTGCGTGATCCGGCGAATCGGGTCCGGCTGGCCGGTGCCATCGTCGGTGACGACGTGGCACCACGGCTCTCGCAGGCGCTCGCCGAGGTGGGCCGGACCATTCCGTCGTGGCCGCAGTTGGGCACCGCGGCAAGCCTGGCCGGGGTGGTCGGCGCCTTCGCCGCCCGCACCATCGTGTGCGAGGGCGAACTACCTTCGGGCCGTTACCGTTTCGCGGTCGACGGAGCGCTGGCGGCGTGA
- a CDS encoding response regulator: MSEGLRVLVASPLGEVVAAPLRSRFADWTVEVATDDSEFIRRVAGRVRFDVVTADLVWNRPDTEWAFDGLDVIESLRNHDRLAPVLLTAQGHSMETDLIEEARRREEVVGVVAKSDGFAAFADAISVAALGRRLPQTPAANRRPSLYELFTGRRGQTAGRMAGAIAAGHVSDTATLARVAKVSPNTANKITSHYIGPMIVQRGEHDEDLPMTQASVYRWCGLHARYLMSWCRRNGHADVLAA, from the coding sequence ATGTCCGAGGGCTTACGTGTACTGGTGGCCTCCCCGTTGGGCGAGGTGGTCGCGGCGCCGTTGCGGTCGCGATTTGCCGACTGGACGGTGGAGGTGGCCACGGATGATTCCGAGTTCATTCGCCGGGTCGCCGGCCGGGTGCGGTTCGATGTGGTGACCGCCGACCTGGTGTGGAACCGGCCGGACACCGAGTGGGCGTTCGACGGTCTCGACGTGATCGAGTCGTTGCGCAATCACGATCGGCTGGCGCCGGTCCTGCTGACCGCGCAGGGCCACAGCATGGAGACCGACCTCATCGAGGAGGCGCGCCGCCGCGAAGAGGTGGTCGGGGTGGTCGCCAAATCCGATGGCTTCGCCGCGTTCGCCGACGCCATCAGCGTGGCCGCACTGGGCCGCCGGCTCCCCCAGACTCCCGCGGCCAATCGTCGGCCCAGCCTCTACGAACTGTTCACCGGACGCCGCGGGCAGACCGCGGGTCGGATGGCCGGCGCCATCGCCGCCGGCCACGTCTCCGACACCGCGACGCTGGCGCGGGTGGCCAAGGTGTCGCCCAACACCGCCAACAAGATCACCAGTCACTACATCGGGCCGATGATCGTCCAGCGCGGCGAACACGACGAGGATCTGCCGATGACCCAGGCGTCGGTGTACCGATGGTGCGGACTGCACGCCCGCTACCTGATGAGCTGGTGTCGCCGGAACGGTCACGCCGACGTACTGGCGGCGTGA
- a CDS encoding helix-turn-helix transcriptional regulator codes for MPHDPSDRPVPTVVPDSDAIVTEAAPLSVAVAAEDDILDTALCTLVEAWGHRAGILRPDADHSRSGRTADESWTVIVVRSTRRLMEVRQHLRLRKAVIVGIGVRADDPRGIDLANTGRAPAELAAFLTSVADRLPHQSVRVRLTDRERQILTTYALGATMPETAKLHHIAESTVREHYRRVTQRYADAGKPIGNKAQLLLRLMSDGWVRPREILHAAG; via the coding sequence ATGCCGCACGACCCCTCAGATCGCCCCGTCCCGACCGTCGTTCCCGACTCCGACGCCATCGTCACGGAGGCCGCGCCCCTGTCCGTCGCGGTCGCCGCCGAGGACGACATCCTCGACACCGCCCTGTGCACCCTCGTGGAGGCCTGGGGTCATCGGGCCGGCATTCTGCGCCCCGACGCCGACCACTCGCGCTCCGGACGGACCGCCGACGAGTCCTGGACGGTCATCGTCGTCCGCTCGACGCGGCGATTGATGGAGGTCCGGCAGCATCTGCGTCTGCGTAAGGCGGTCATCGTCGGGATCGGCGTGCGCGCCGACGATCCGCGCGGCATCGATCTCGCGAACACCGGGCGCGCCCCGGCCGAGCTCGCCGCATTCCTGACCAGCGTCGCCGATCGCCTTCCCCACCAGTCGGTCCGCGTCCGACTGACCGATCGCGAACGGCAGATCCTCACCACCTACGCGCTGGGCGCAACGATGCCCGAAACTGCCAAACTCCATCACATCGCGGAGAGCACAGTGCGTGAGCACTATCGCCGCGTGACCCAGCGGTACGCCGACGCCGGCAAGCCCATCGGCAACAAGGCACAGCTGTTGCTGCGGCTGATGAGTGACGGATGGGTGCGTCCCCGGGAAATCCTGCACGCGGCAGGGTGA
- a CDS encoding acyl-CoA synthetase, with product MLLPSLIPHEPDLSDAVVVGDDRLSREDLVGAATAVAERIRGAHTLAVLARPTASTVLAVVGGLIAGVAIVPVPPDSGRRELDHILQDSGAQAWLGEAPADTSLPAIPVRRYAKSWHSHPEPPADSTALILYTSGTTGLPKGVPITRRAIAAGLDALADAWAWTSEDTLAHGLPLFHVHGLILGVLGPLRRGGRLIHTVKPTPDHYARAADAGASMFFGVPTVWSRIGAEPESARRLSGARLLVSGSAPLPVPVFDRIRAATGHEIVERYGMTETMITVSTRADGERRPGWVGLPLDGVQTRLVEGDAVLPHDGESVGDLHVRGPMLASGYLNRPEATAQSWLDDGWFATGDVAVIDGDGMHRIVGRRATDLIKSGGYRIGAGEIETVLLAHPSIAEVAVIGVPDDDLGQRIVAYVVGEQADEHAADGSGSDEDLIAFVSAELSAHKRPREIRRVESLPRNAMGKVQKKLLG from the coding sequence GTGCTGCTGCCGTCGCTGATCCCCCACGAGCCCGACCTGTCCGATGCCGTCGTCGTCGGTGACGATCGCTTGTCGCGCGAAGACCTCGTCGGTGCCGCGACCGCGGTGGCCGAACGTATTCGCGGGGCGCACACGCTCGCCGTCCTCGCCCGCCCGACGGCCTCGACGGTGCTCGCCGTCGTCGGCGGACTGATCGCCGGGGTCGCGATCGTGCCGGTACCGCCGGATTCCGGGCGCCGAGAACTCGACCACATCCTGCAGGATTCCGGCGCCCAGGCCTGGTTGGGTGAAGCCCCCGCCGACACGTCGCTGCCCGCCATCCCGGTTCGGCGCTATGCCAAGTCGTGGCATTCCCATCCCGAACCGCCCGCCGACTCGACGGCACTGATTCTCTACACCTCGGGCACCACCGGCCTGCCCAAGGGCGTCCCGATCACCCGTCGCGCGATCGCCGCGGGCCTCGACGCCCTCGCCGACGCCTGGGCGTGGACGTCGGAAGACACTCTCGCCCATGGCCTTCCGCTGTTCCACGTGCATGGCCTGATCCTGGGTGTGCTGGGACCGCTGCGTCGGGGCGGCCGATTGATCCACACCGTCAAACCGACTCCCGACCACTACGCCCGCGCCGCCGACGCGGGTGCGTCGATGTTCTTCGGGGTGCCGACGGTGTGGTCGAGGATCGGCGCCGAGCCCGAGTCGGCCCGCCGGCTGTCGGGGGCGCGGCTGCTGGTGTCGGGAAGCGCTCCCTTACCGGTGCCGGTCTTCGATCGGATTCGCGCGGCCACCGGCCACGAGATCGTCGAACGCTACGGCATGACCGAGACGATGATCACCGTGAGCACCCGCGCCGACGGCGAACGCCGGCCCGGCTGGGTCGGGCTTCCGCTCGACGGCGTGCAGACGCGGCTGGTCGAGGGCGATGCCGTGCTGCCGCACGACGGCGAATCCGTCGGCGACCTGCACGTCCGCGGCCCCATGCTGGCATCGGGATATCTCAACCGGCCCGAGGCGACCGCACAGAGCTGGCTCGACGACGGCTGGTTCGCCACCGGCGACGTCGCCGTCATCGACGGGGACGGCATGCATCGCATCGTCGGACGCCGCGCCACCGATCTGATCAAGTCCGGCGGGTACCGGATCGGCGCAGGCGAGATCGAGACCGTCCTGCTCGCCCATCCGTCGATCGCCGAGGTGGCCGTCATCGGCGTCCCCGACGACGATCTCGGTCAGCGCATCGTTGCCTACGTCGTCGGCGAGCAGGCCGATGAGCATGCCGCCGACGGTTCCGGCAGCGACGAGGACCTCATCGCGTTCGTCAGCGCCGAACTCTCGGCGCACAAGCGTCCGCGCGAGATCCGTCGGGTGGAGTCGTTGCCGCGCAACGCAATGGGGAAGGTGCAGAAGAAGCTGTTGGGCTGA
- a CDS encoding TerD family protein has translation MGVSLSKGGNVSLTKEAPGLTAVAVGLGWDARSTTGTDFDLDASAIALGANKKVLSDQHFIFFNNLRSPDGSIEHTGDNLTGEGEGDDEVINVDLAGVPPEVDSIVFPVSIYDADARSQSFGQVRNAYIRVVNRAGGAEIARYDLSEDASTETAMVFGELYRNGAEWKFRAVGQGYASGLAGIARDYGVNV, from the coding sequence ATGGGCGTGAGCCTGAGCAAGGGCGGAAATGTCTCGCTGACCAAGGAGGCCCCGGGTCTGACCGCGGTCGCCGTGGGTCTCGGCTGGGATGCTCGCAGCACCACCGGTACCGATTTCGACCTCGACGCCAGCGCGATCGCGCTCGGCGCCAACAAGAAGGTGCTCTCCGATCAGCACTTCATCTTCTTCAACAACCTGCGCTCGCCGGACGGATCGATCGAGCACACCGGCGACAACCTGACCGGTGAGGGCGAAGGCGACGACGAGGTCATCAACGTCGATCTCGCGGGTGTCCCGCCGGAGGTCGACAGCATCGTCTTCCCCGTCTCGATCTACGACGCCGACGCCCGCAGCCAGTCGTTCGGCCAGGTCCGCAACGCCTACATCCGCGTTGTGAACCGTGCCGGCGGCGCCGAGATCGCCCGTTACGACCTGTCCGAGGACGCCTCCACCGAAACCGCCATGGTGTTCGGCGAGCTCTACCGCAACGGTGCGGAGTGGAAGTTCCGTGCCGTCGGCCAGGGTTACGCCTCCGGCCTCGCGGGCATCGCCCGCGACTACGGCGTCAACGTCTGA
- a CDS encoding DUF475 domain-containing protein, translated as MVLRIFGLSIVVTVLSLIAAFFYGGTTALFLTLILGILEVSLSFDNAVINATVLRRMSEFWQKIFLTIGVIIAVFGMRLVFPLVIVWLASGLNPVEAMRLALNPPADGAAYFPDGSPSYETYITDAHPQIAAFGGMFLLMLFLGFIFEEKEITWLSWIERPLEKIGKLDQLEVVVAAVLLIITAEFIAPDEERSTVLFAGLLGMITYLAVNGLGELFNTDDDDPDESDDERAQAQRTPGVDDAAAVADAEVRRRSGPSDLAKATGKAGFFLFLYLEVLDASFSFDGVIGAFAITADPIIIALGLGLIGAMFVRSLTVYLVRQGTLSEYVYLEHGAHWAIGALALILFYSIGTHVPEVVTGLVGVVLIVAAFVSSVLRRRKEPADAKDHIEI; from the coding sequence GTGGTACTCCGAATATTCGGTCTCTCCATCGTCGTCACGGTCCTCTCGCTGATCGCCGCCTTCTTCTACGGCGGCACGACGGCCCTGTTCCTGACCCTCATCCTCGGCATCCTCGAGGTCTCGCTGTCCTTCGACAACGCCGTCATCAACGCCACCGTGCTGCGGCGGATGAGCGAGTTCTGGCAGAAGATCTTCCTCACCATCGGCGTCATCATCGCCGTGTTCGGTATGCGCCTGGTGTTCCCGCTCGTCATCGTGTGGTTGGCCTCGGGCCTGAACCCGGTCGAGGCGATGCGACTGGCGCTGAACCCGCCGGCCGATGGGGCCGCGTACTTCCCCGACGGCTCGCCGAGCTACGAGACCTACATCACCGACGCCCACCCGCAGATCGCGGCGTTCGGTGGCATGTTCCTGCTGATGTTGTTCCTGGGCTTCATCTTCGAGGAGAAAGAGATCACCTGGCTCAGCTGGATCGAACGGCCGCTGGAGAAGATCGGCAAGCTCGACCAGCTCGAGGTGGTCGTCGCGGCGGTCCTGCTCATCATCACCGCCGAGTTCATCGCACCCGACGAGGAGCGGTCGACGGTCCTGTTCGCCGGCCTCCTCGGCATGATCACCTACCTCGCCGTGAACGGTCTCGGTGAGCTGTTCAACACCGATGACGACGATCCCGACGAGTCCGATGACGAACGCGCACAAGCGCAGCGCACGCCCGGGGTCGACGACGCCGCGGCGGTTGCGGACGCCGAGGTACGCCGCCGTTCCGGACCGAGTGATCTGGCCAAGGCCACCGGCAAGGCCGGCTTCTTCTTGTTCCTCTACCTCGAGGTCCTCGACGCGTCGTTCTCCTTCGACGGTGTCATCGGCGCATTCGCGATCACCGCGGACCCGATCATCATCGCGTTGGGCCTCGGCCTGATCGGCGCGATGTTCGTCCGCTCGCTGACCGTCTATCTGGTCCGCCAGGGCACGCTGAGCGAGTACGTCTACCTCGAGCACGGAGCGCACTGGGCCATCGGCGCTCTCGCGTTGATCCTGTTCTACTCGATCGGCACCCATGTTCCCGAGGTCGTCACCGGCCTCGTCGGTGTCGTGCTGATCGTGGCGGCCTTCGTCTCCAGCGTCCTGCGGCGGCGCAAGGAGCCGGCGGACGCCAAGGATCACATCGAGATCTGA
- a CDS encoding AIM24 family protein: protein MSQLNTIWNPATLPSDDNIPDNDYSFCIDLNQPWFMSKGAMIAYYGQMNFTALTHGLSGQLLHMVAQQFSAPLHLGDFVVAEGQGKLVVGDRGYNINAYDLDDGNLTIRAANLLAFQPQLSLQQSIVPGFLTLIGTGKFLASSNGPVMFAEPPVRVDPEALVGWADCPSPSHHFDEAWVNSFIAAAGRRFGINSGEERQFDFTGSGTVLIQSSEKVRNDTSIVRTIQGHLPGLSVPGLQQINQEITQQLGQQQ from the coding sequence GTGAGCCAGCTCAACACCATCTGGAATCCGGCAACCCTGCCGAGCGACGACAACATCCCCGACAACGACTACTCGTTCTGCATCGATCTCAACCAGCCGTGGTTCATGTCCAAGGGGGCGATGATCGCCTACTACGGGCAGATGAACTTCACGGCGCTGACCCACGGCCTTTCCGGACAGTTGCTGCACATGGTGGCACAACAGTTCTCGGCTCCGCTGCACCTGGGTGACTTCGTGGTGGCCGAGGGGCAGGGCAAGCTCGTCGTCGGCGACCGCGGCTACAACATCAACGCCTACGACCTCGACGACGGCAACCTCACCATCCGGGCCGCCAATCTCCTTGCCTTCCAGCCACAGTTGTCGCTGCAGCAGTCGATCGTGCCCGGCTTCCTGACGCTCATCGGCACCGGGAAGTTCCTCGCGTCGTCCAACGGGCCGGTGATGTTCGCTGAACCGCCGGTGCGCGTCGACCCCGAAGCACTCGTCGGGTGGGCCGACTGCCCGTCGCCGAGCCACCACTTCGACGAGGCGTGGGTGAACTCCTTCATCGCCGCTGCGGGCCGGCGCTTCGGCATCAACTCCGGCGAGGAGCGTCAGTTCGACTTCACCGGCAGCGGAACGGTTCTCATCCAGTCGAGCGAGAAGGTTCGCAACGACACCTCCATCGTCCGGACCATCCAAGGCCACCTGCCCGGGCTGTCGGTGCCCGGACTGCAGCAGATCAATCAGGAGATCACCCAGCAGCTGGGGCAACAGCAGTAG
- a CDS encoding AIM24 family protein — MFEKVNSKVVSVDISRSGPVVARRGAMLFYTGNVFFQPHQVAGAPGGMGGMGGVAGMAGRMMSGEHESTMVAQGQGVVHYGFRGIEVQIIDVGAVGGMIRVEASRTLAYTSNLQASIVSVTSQGGGGGGGGGLLRSMRSAAAGAMTGQGMFTTQLSGPGQVVILGHGGVFELPVSPDRPPVTVDPQAYVGAAGQVNTTLRSTVSWRNVGRTGGEAMQLECAGQGVVYVQASEEKL, encoded by the coding sequence ATGTTCGAGAAGGTCAACAGCAAGGTCGTCTCGGTCGACATCAGCCGCAGCGGGCCCGTCGTCGCGCGGCGTGGGGCGATGCTCTTCTACACCGGCAACGTCTTCTTCCAACCGCACCAGGTCGCGGGTGCCCCCGGCGGGATGGGCGGCATGGGCGGAGTCGCCGGCATGGCCGGGCGGATGATGTCCGGTGAACACGAGTCGACGATGGTCGCCCAGGGACAAGGTGTGGTGCACTACGGCTTTCGTGGGATCGAAGTACAGATCATCGACGTCGGCGCGGTTGGCGGGATGATCCGCGTGGAGGCCTCACGCACACTCGCCTACACCTCGAATCTGCAGGCGTCCATCGTGTCGGTGACCTCGCAGGGAGGTGGCGGCGGTGGTGGCGGAGGACTGCTGCGTTCGATGCGGTCGGCGGCCGCCGGCGCGATGACCGGGCAGGGCATGTTCACCACACAGCTGTCCGGACCCGGCCAGGTCGTGATCCTCGGCCATGGAGGGGTTTTCGAGCTCCCCGTGTCACCGGACCGGCCGCCGGTGACCGTCGACCCCCAGGCCTACGTCGGTGCGGCCGGACAGGTCAACACCACCCTGCGGTCCACCGTCAGCTGGCGCAACGTCGGCCGAACCGGCGGTGAGGCAATGCAACTGGAGTGCGCCGGCCAAGGCGTCGTCTATGTACAGGCTTCGGAGGAGAAGTTGTGA
- a CDS encoding AIM24 family protein produces the protein MQLVQRSKRVVEARLNNTAVRALSGSMVAYEGQVNFKSAGFGGGDGLLAGMKQRATGEGLSLMEASGSGVVYFAHNAAETTIIEMNGETLQVESQQLMVLNGNLQTNVTFAGVRGATAGQGLFTTTVTGHGQIALLSQGGPLIHLEVSPQYPLVVDPDAFVCARGALSQSFVTDVSWRSALGQGGGEAFSLRWDGTGVVSIQPAER, from the coding sequence ATGCAGCTCGTACAGCGTTCCAAACGGGTGGTGGAGGCCCGGCTCAACAACACTGCGGTCCGGGCACTGTCGGGGTCGATGGTCGCCTATGAGGGTCAGGTCAACTTCAAGTCCGCCGGCTTCGGCGGTGGCGACGGGCTCCTCGCCGGGATGAAGCAACGTGCGACCGGTGAGGGGCTGTCGTTGATGGAGGCCTCCGGCAGTGGCGTGGTGTACTTCGCCCACAACGCCGCCGAGACCACCATCATCGAGATGAACGGTGAGACCCTGCAGGTCGAATCCCAACAGTTGATGGTGCTGAACGGGAATCTGCAGACCAACGTCACCTTCGCCGGGGTGCGCGGCGCGACGGCCGGGCAGGGGCTGTTCACCACGACCGTCACCGGCCACGGTCAGATCGCGTTGCTCTCGCAGGGCGGCCCACTGATCCACCTCGAGGTGAGCCCGCAGTATCCGCTCGTCGTCGACCCCGACGCCTTCGTCTGTGCGCGCGGTGCGTTGAGTCAGTCTTTCGTCACCGACGTCAGTTGGCGCAGTGCCCTGGGACAGGGTGGCGGAGAGGCGTTCTCGCTGCGCTGGGACGGTACCGGCGTGGTCTCGATCCAACCGGCCGAGCGATAG
- a CDS encoding HpcH/HpaI aldolase/citrate lyase family protein — protein MTTTAPRGVDSTNQFTDSTAEVTGPRHFHQLAPDVLDRLFLRRPEPITAQWSTQRTAVALGATLYVPATRPDLAEVIARRHREGVISMVIDLEDAVADEHSDEAIDATVAALRQLDGSAAGQMLLFVRVREVSQISSITSKLESAGALSGFVIPKFIGDEADTALREINRSARRLGGHLWAMPVLESAALVHRESRDDELATIATALDDHRDQVLAVRIGATDMCGLFGIRRDRDLTIYDVRVAADAIACVVNILGRADGTGHVITGPVWEYFADHERLFAPQLRTTPFRDHDAVWFRQQLVSRDIDGLLREIALDRANGMHGKTVIHPAHVAPVHALSVVTHEEYHDAVDILAGTTGGVAASAYRNKMNEMKPHRKWAERVMDRAAAFGVTAPGINFVDLLTAMDAA, from the coding sequence ATGACCACGACCGCGCCGCGGGGTGTCGACTCGACGAATCAATTCACCGACTCGACGGCCGAAGTCACCGGACCGAGGCATTTTCACCAGCTCGCTCCCGACGTCCTCGACCGGCTGTTCCTGCGTCGGCCCGAGCCGATCACGGCCCAGTGGTCCACACAACGCACCGCCGTCGCCCTGGGTGCGACGCTCTACGTTCCGGCCACCCGCCCCGACCTGGCCGAGGTCATCGCACGACGTCATCGTGAGGGCGTCATCTCCATGGTCATCGACCTCGAGGACGCCGTCGCCGACGAGCATTCCGACGAGGCCATCGACGCGACCGTCGCCGCCCTGCGCCAACTCGACGGGTCCGCGGCCGGGCAGATGTTGTTGTTCGTGCGGGTCCGGGAGGTCTCCCAGATCTCCTCCATCACCTCCAAGCTCGAATCCGCCGGGGCGCTCTCCGGGTTCGTCATCCCTAAATTCATTGGCGACGAAGCAGATACGGCGTTGCGGGAGATCAATCGGTCCGCGCGACGTCTGGGCGGTCACCTGTGGGCGATGCCGGTGCTCGAATCGGCGGCGCTGGTGCACCGGGAGTCGCGTGATGACGAATTGGCCACCATCGCAACAGCTCTCGATGATCACCGCGATCAGGTGCTGGCGGTGAGGATCGGCGCCACCGACATGTGCGGGTTGTTCGGCATCCGGCGCGACCGCGATCTGACGATCTACGACGTACGGGTGGCGGCCGACGCGATCGCCTGCGTGGTCAACATCCTCGGCCGCGCGGACGGGACCGGTCACGTCATCACCGGGCCGGTGTGGGAGTACTTCGCCGATCACGAGCGACTTTTCGCCCCACAACTGCGCACCACCCCGTTCCGCGATCACGACGCGGTGTGGTTCCGCCAGCAGCTCGTCAGCCGCGACATCGACGGTCTCCTCCGCGAGATCGCTCTCGACCGCGCCAACGGCATGCACGGCAAGACCGTCATCCACCCCGCACACGTGGCACCGGTGCACGCGTTGAGCGTGGTCACCCACGAGGAGTACCACGACGCCGTCGACATCCTGGCCGGCACGACCGGCGGGGTGGCCGCATCGGCGTACCGCAACAAGATGAATGAGATGAAACCGCACCGCAAGTGGGCCGAGCGGGTGATGGACCGGGCCGCCGCATTCGGCGTCACCGCCCCCGGCATCAACTTCGTCGACCTGCTCACCGCGATGGATGCCGCGTGA
- a CDS encoding phosphoribosyltransferase family protein, with the protein MSSSSHVSTAERPADWVTEQFGVSMTGTDDLVILGLRRNRRRAHLLVSTVLGKHIPTRPARVRGAADALGDAVIELVGADLAARATVLGFAETATGLGHCVAHRCSARLYLHSTRRHIAGVRVSGTFEEGHSHATTHLLQPHSPELLALDPAAPVILVDDEISTGSTALRAITALQRITPRDRYVVASLVDMRTDAHRTESARVAAELGVRIDHVALADGSIELPEGLVDAVWDSVADPLNPVDDRRGHVTEIALRWPSGVPDGGRHGFAHSDSEAFAHAVADAAAAVADHLDPALEVVVVGHEELMYLPLCLAEELDRRGIPTRYQTTTRSPAHVRDVDGYPLRRGFTFTAPESDPGTPRFVYNLVPGAPVVMVIDTPADTDLLRAPGGLLDVVTAAGHDVCLAILPTGKGPR; encoded by the coding sequence GTGAGTTCATCGAGCCACGTCAGCACCGCCGAGCGGCCCGCGGACTGGGTGACCGAGCAGTTCGGGGTGTCGATGACCGGTACCGATGATCTGGTGATCCTCGGGCTGCGGCGCAATCGTCGTCGGGCGCACCTGTTGGTGTCGACGGTGCTGGGCAAGCACATCCCCACCCGGCCTGCCCGGGTGCGTGGTGCCGCCGACGCCCTCGGCGACGCCGTGATCGAGCTTGTCGGTGCCGACCTCGCGGCGCGGGCCACGGTGCTCGGGTTCGCCGAGACCGCGACCGGCCTCGGACATTGTGTGGCTCACCGCTGTTCGGCGCGCCTGTATCTGCACTCCACGCGGCGACACATCGCCGGTGTTCGGGTGTCGGGGACCTTCGAGGAGGGCCACTCGCACGCCACCACCCATCTCCTGCAACCACATTCACCTGAGTTGTTGGCGCTCGACCCGGCGGCACCGGTAATACTCGTCGACGACGAGATCTCCACCGGCTCGACCGCCTTGCGCGCGATCACCGCGCTACAGCGGATCACCCCCCGCGACCGGTATGTGGTGGCCTCCCTGGTGGACATGCGCACCGATGCCCATCGCACCGAATCCGCGCGTGTCGCAGCCGAACTCGGTGTCCGGATCGATCACGTCGCACTCGCCGACGGCAGCATCGAGCTACCCGAGGGGCTCGTCGACGCCGTGTGGGACAGCGTCGCCGACCCGCTCAACCCGGTCGATGACCGACGCGGCCACGTCACCGAGATCGCTCTGCGGTGGCCGTCGGGCGTACCCGACGGTGGCCGACATGGGTTTGCGCACAGCGACTCCGAGGCTTTCGCTCATGCGGTCGCCGACGCCGCCGCGGCAGTGGCCGACCACCTCGACCCGGCGCTCGAGGTGGTGGTCGTCGGTCACGAGGAGCTCATGTACCTGCCACTGTGTCTGGCCGAGGAACTCGACCGGCGTGGCATCCCGACGCGATATCAGACGACCACCCGCTCGCCGGCGCACGTCCGCGACGTCGACGGTTATCCATTGCGTCGCGGATTCACCTTCACCGCGCCCGAATCCGACCCCGGGACACCTCGTTTCGTCTACAACCTGGTGCCGGGTGCACCAGTGGTGATGGTCATCGACACCCCCGCCGACACCGACCTGCTGCGCGCGCCGGGCGGGCTGCTCGACGTGGTGACCGCCGCGGGCCACGACGTGTGCCTGGCGATCCTCCCGACCGGCAAGGGGCCCCGATGA